One Chlamydiales bacterium STE3 DNA segment encodes these proteins:
- a CDS encoding hypothetical protein (Product derived from UniProtKB/Trembl:Q6MD82): MNKINFPDHFIHPISEGPTGFSSKQKKITLGIAALLTPFLTLPGPGAFYGIFFYFKAKNVKSLNSTSLPDSSKKAEALSVSHLLNRGQGSCRSSEEKEAPKISISLDSQTKDTSQNSSLSSLSDSEEVISQEEDDSDDDDDFFPKKPQSPTKANDLSHLPPLVEDDEMEAPSDPHKDEKDHSSSDLVYLNHHRPTDFLKRFIEALNKEESELIISCLKLMNRVELNEILINHSNLKLKYRVELNAILFTHSNFKLRFGRETIFSHKALLEIFFPFYFKRVFASGTREMIQRAIDLPQDEFECFKNILILFIYDIKLSLNEHNLATFTAFSDKYQVLPIKEQCEQFVLSNFDAIELDDIIELADLYNLEAVKSALIHKIIQNKLPENEITNQIWKDWLPHVKELSLETPFNGEILKKCRGLEKLRIKGIRTTFCNNLKGLTLTDGDLVLLKGMPLQHLDLSCCPITDKGLAHLQGMPLQHLNLSCCPITDNDLAHLQGMPLQDLNLSCCPITDKGLAYLQGMPLQHLDLSRCEITNNGLAHLQDIPLQDLDLSYCPITDKGLAHLQGMPLQVLSLSECEHITDKGLAYLQGMLLQQLVLYHCEQITDKGLAHLQGMPLQKLVLSHCPITDKGLAHLQGMPLQHLVLFDCEQITDQGLAHLQGMPLQHLDLSYYTIITDKGLAYLQGMPLQHLNLTFCQQITDQGLALLQGMPLQHLDLSDCKITDQGLVHLQGMPLQVLSLTDCEHITDNGLAYLKGIPLKHLKLSLCKQITDNGLVHLQGMPLQYLDLLSCEITDKGLVHLQGMPLQDLNLSRCPITDNGLALLQGMPLQDLNLSRCPITDNGLAHLQGMPLQYLDVFECEHITRKGVAYLKKMHLKFLRSCFHLTF; the protein is encoded by the coding sequence ATGAATAAAATTAATTTCCCAGATCATTTTATACATCCCATTTCAGAAGGGCCAACTGGTTTCAGTTCAAAACAAAAGAAAATAACGCTTGGAATTGCTGCTCTTTTGACGCCTTTTTTAACCCTTCCTGGACCTGGGGCGTTTTATGGAATTTTTTTTTATTTTAAAGCAAAGAACGTCAAAAGCTTGAATAGTACTTCTCTACCCGATTCCTCTAAAAAAGCAGAAGCCTTAAGTGTTTCCCATCTTCTTAATAGGGGTCAAGGTTCCTGTCGCTCTAGTGAGGAAAAAGAAGCACCTAAAATATCAATATCTTTAGATTCACAAACAAAGGACACTAGCCAAAATAGTTCTTTAAGTTCACTATCCGATAGCGAAGAAGTCATTAGCCAAGAGGAAGACGATAGCGATGACGATGATGATTTCTTTCCAAAAAAGCCTCAATCTCCTACTAAAGCTAATGATTTAAGCCATCTTCCACCGTTGGTTGAGGATGATGAAATGGAAGCCCCATCTGATCCACACAAGGATGAAAAAGATCATAGTAGTAGTGATTTAGTTTACCTTAATCATCATCGGCCCACTGATTTTTTAAAACGCTTTATCGAAGCTCTTAATAAAGAAGAGAGCGAGCTTATTATAAGTTGTCTTAAGCTTATGAATCGAGTAGAGCTGAATGAAATTTTAATTAACCATAGTAATCTCAAACTAAAGTATCGAGTAGAACTGAATGCAATTTTATTTACCCATAGTAATTTCAAACTAAGGTTTGGTCGCGAGACAATCTTTTCTCATAAAGCACTTTTAGAAATCTTTTTCCCTTTCTACTTTAAAAGAGTTTTTGCATCTGGAACGCGTGAGATGATCCAACGAGCGATTGATTTACCACAAGATGAGTTCGAGTGCTTCAAAAACATATTAATTTTATTCATTTACGATATAAAACTGTCTCTAAATGAACATAACTTGGCTACTTTCACAGCATTTTCTGATAAGTATCAAGTCCTACCTATCAAAGAGCAGTGCGAACAATTTGTTTTAAGCAATTTTGATGCTATTGAGCTCGATGATATTATAGAATTAGCAGACTTATACAACCTAGAAGCCGTAAAATCAGCTCTAATCCACAAGATCATACAAAATAAGCTGCCAGAAAATGAGATCACGAATCAAATTTGGAAGGATTGGCTACCTCACGTTAAAGAATTATCTCTTGAAACACCCTTCAATGGAGAAATTTTAAAAAAATGCAGGGGGCTAGAAAAACTGAGAATTAAAGGCATACGCACGACTTTCTGCAATAACCTCAAAGGCCTAACCCTTACAGATGGAGACTTAGTTCTTTTAAAAGGAATGCCTTTGCAACATTTAGATTTATCTTGCTGCCCCATTACCGATAAAGGTTTAGCTCATTTGCAAGGAATGCCCTTGCAACATTTAAATTTATCTTGCTGCCCCATTACCGATAACGACTTAGCCCATTTGCAAGGCATGCCTTTGCAAGATTTAAATTTATCTTGCTGCCCCATTACCGATAAAGGTTTAGCTTATTTGCAAGGTATGCCTTTGCAACATTTAGATTTATCTCGCTGCGAAATTACCAATAACGGCTTAGCTCATTTGCAAGACATACCTTTGCAAGATTTAGATTTATCTTACTGCCCAATTACCGATAAAGGCTTAGCTCATTTGCAAGGCATGCCTTTGCAAGTTTTAAGTCTATCTGAATGCGAGCACATTACCGATAAAGGCTTAGCTTATTTGCAAGGAATGCTTTTGCAACAATTAGTTTTATATCATTGCGAACAAATTACCGATAAAGGCTTAGCTCATTTACAAGGCATGCCTTTGCAAAAATTAGTTTTATCTCACTGCCCAATTACCGATAAAGGCTTAGCTCATTTGCAAGGCATGCCTTTGCAACATTTAGTTTTATTTGACTGCGAACAAATTACCGATCAAGGCTTAGCTCATTTACAAGGCATGCCTTTGCAACATTTAGATTTATCTTACTACACAATAATTACCGATAAAGGCTTAGCTTATTTGCAAGGCATGCCTTTGCAACATTTAAATTTAACTTTCTGCCAGCAAATTACCGATCAAGGCTTAGCTCTTTTGCAAGGTATGCCTTTGCAACATTTAGATTTATCTGACTGCAAAATTACCGATCAAGGGTTAGTTCATTTGCAAGGCATGCCTTTGCAAGTTTTAAGTCTAACTGACTGCGAGCACATTACCGATAACGGCTTAGCTTATTTGAAAGGCATACCCTTGAAACATTTAAAATTATCTCTCTGCAAACAAATTACCGATAACGGCTTAGTCCATTTGCAAGGCATGCCTTTGCAATATTTAGATTTATTGAGTTGCGAAATTACCGATAAAGGCTTAGTCCATTTGCAAGGCATGCCTTTGCAAGATTTAAATTTATCTCGCTGCCCAATTACCGATAACGGCTTAGCTCTTTTGCAAGGCATGCCTTTGCAAGATTTAAATTTATCTCGCTGCCCAATTACCGATAACGGCTTAGCTCATTTGCAAGGCATGCCTTTGCAATATTTAGATGTATTTGAATGCGAGCACATTACCCGTAAAGGTGTAGCTTACCTAAAAAAAATGCATTTGAAATTCTTAAGGAGCTGCTTTCATCTTACGTTTTAG
- a CDS encoding Serine--tRNA ligase (Product derived from UniProtKB/Swiss-Prot:Q9Z736;Gene name derived from UniProtKB/Swiss-Prot:Q9Z736;EC number derived from UniProtKB/Swiss-Prot:Q9Z736), translated as MLDIRLIRKEKESIEKKLQSKDPSISLDPIVDLDQKIRENKTQVEQLKAERNEASQKIGELKRKGEDAQALLNKVSSFADEIHRLDQELTKLEAQFHDAMARLPNIPEDGIKISEDPKENVLVKEFGKKREFDFPFKNHLELNENLHLFDFKRGAKIAGAGWPVYRGMGARLEWALLNYMINIHIKNGFEQWIPPIVVKEEILYASGQLPKFANQQFKITDDDYKFFMIPTAEVPLNGLHTEEILNNKELPLRYIAYTPCFRREAGAAGAQERGLIRVHQFNKVEMFCFSRPEESEQLFSQMVASAEEILQGLNLHYRNMLLVTGDMSFAGAKTIDVEVWLPGQNRYYEVSSITNCTDFQARRSNIRFRRKQEEKPEFVHTLNGSGLATSRLMVALLENNQNADGSVNIPEALQSYLGGISLLAPDEELND; from the coding sequence ATGTTAGACATCAGGCTAATTAGAAAAGAGAAAGAGAGCATTGAAAAAAAGCTTCAAAGCAAAGACCCCTCCATCAGCCTCGACCCCATCGTTGATTTAGACCAAAAAATCCGAGAAAACAAAACACAAGTCGAACAGCTTAAAGCAGAACGCAATGAAGCCTCACAAAAAATTGGCGAGCTCAAGCGAAAGGGCGAAGATGCTCAAGCTTTACTCAACAAAGTCTCCTCGTTTGCCGATGAAATTCATCGTTTGGATCAAGAACTTACAAAGCTAGAAGCTCAATTTCATGACGCCATGGCAAGGCTCCCTAATATCCCAGAAGATGGGATCAAGATTTCGGAAGATCCAAAGGAAAATGTCCTCGTTAAAGAATTTGGCAAGAAAAGAGAATTTGACTTCCCTTTCAAAAATCATTTAGAGCTAAATGAGAACCTTCATCTATTTGATTTTAAACGCGGTGCGAAAATTGCTGGAGCGGGCTGGCCAGTTTATCGCGGGATGGGAGCAAGACTTGAATGGGCGCTTCTTAATTACATGATCAATATCCATATTAAAAATGGCTTTGAACAATGGATACCACCGATTGTGGTGAAGGAAGAGATCCTCTATGCATCAGGGCAGCTTCCCAAATTTGCTAACCAGCAATTCAAAATTACGGATGATGATTACAAATTTTTCATGATTCCTACTGCCGAAGTGCCGTTAAATGGACTGCACACAGAAGAAATTCTTAATAACAAAGAACTTCCTCTTCGCTATATTGCTTATACGCCTTGCTTTAGGCGGGAAGCTGGAGCTGCTGGGGCTCAAGAGAGAGGACTCATCCGTGTCCATCAGTTTAACAAAGTGGAAATGTTTTGCTTTTCCCGCCCTGAAGAGAGTGAACAGCTCTTTTCCCAAATGGTTGCAAGCGCTGAGGAAATCCTACAAGGCTTAAATCTTCACTATAGAAATATGCTGCTTGTGACTGGAGATATGTCCTTTGCGGGAGCTAAAACCATCGATGTAGAAGTGTGGCTACCTGGGCAAAACCGCTACTATGAAGTTTCTTCGATTACAAATTGTACTGACTTCCAGGCAAGAAGATCCAATATTCGTTTCAGAAGAAAGCAGGAAGAAAAACCCGAGTTTGTACACACTCTCAACGGTTCAGGCTTAGCAACCTCTCGTTTAATGGTGGCTCTCCTTGAAAACAATCAAAATGCTGATGGTTCCGTTAATATTCCTGAAGCCTTACAAAGCTACTTAGGTGGGATCTCTCTATTGGCACCCGATGAAGAACTCAATGATTAA
- a CDS encoding putative aspartyl aminopeptidase (Product derived from UniProtKB/Swiss-Prot:B9RAJ0;EC number derived from UniProtKB/Swiss-Prot:B9RAJ0): MKNSMIKQSSKSDQLGDFLKFLENSPTAWHAVGNVAAALTNAHFEELYEHESWKLSAGKSYFVRRNGSSIIAFKMPKNKPLGANVFASHTDSPSLKLKPRAVFTKENMLMVGVEVYGAPLLSSWLNRDLGIAGRVFGLNNKKELVEALVNLQKAPVTIPQLAIHLDRKVNEEGLLLNKQDHLAALLGVGQEEDALEKAILQETGLQSLLSHDLFLYPLEPPKFLGLDHAFIAAYRLDSLASVFATTQAFLNHTSQQETTIEMMAFWDNEEVGSNTAQGAASPFLSNTLERILLVTDGNREALLKLLAQSFCVSIDLTHAAHPNYLEKSEAKHRVFLEKGVALKMHASQAYATNALTAAKVLKVADEHKVPIQHFISRSDMPSGSTIGPIHAALTGMPTVDLGIGQLSMHSARELIASTDYLLLVKLIEALLA, from the coding sequence ATGAAGAACTCAATGATTAAACAATCATCAAAATCCGACCAACTCGGTGATTTTTTAAAATTCTTAGAAAATTCACCGACAGCTTGGCATGCTGTTGGAAATGTTGCTGCAGCGTTAACTAACGCACATTTTGAAGAGCTTTATGAGCACGAAAGCTGGAAGCTTTCGGCAGGAAAGAGCTATTTCGTCCGCCGCAATGGCTCCTCCATTATTGCTTTTAAAATGCCTAAAAATAAACCATTAGGAGCAAATGTCTTTGCTTCTCATACTGACAGCCCCAGTTTAAAGCTAAAACCTCGTGCAGTTTTTACCAAAGAAAATATGCTGATGGTCGGCGTCGAAGTCTATGGCGCTCCCCTGCTAAGCTCATGGCTCAACCGGGATTTGGGGATCGCGGGGAGAGTGTTTGGCCTCAACAATAAAAAAGAGCTTGTCGAGGCTTTAGTAAATTTACAAAAAGCTCCCGTCACAATCCCTCAGCTTGCTATTCATTTGGATCGCAAAGTCAATGAAGAAGGCCTTCTTCTCAATAAACAAGATCATTTAGCTGCTCTTTTAGGAGTTGGTCAAGAAGAAGACGCTTTAGAAAAAGCGATTCTTCAAGAAACGGGTTTACAATCGCTCCTTTCACATGATCTATTCCTCTATCCACTGGAGCCACCAAAATTTCTTGGATTAGATCACGCTTTTATCGCAGCCTATCGTTTAGACAGCCTTGCATCGGTGTTTGCAACGACTCAAGCTTTTCTGAACCACACCTCACAGCAAGAAACTACAATCGAGATGATGGCATTTTGGGATAATGAAGAGGTGGGTTCAAATACAGCTCAAGGAGCAGCTTCACCCTTTCTTTCCAATACTCTTGAACGCATTCTTCTTGTAACAGATGGCAACCGAGAAGCCTTACTAAAGCTACTTGCGCAGTCGTTTTGTGTCTCTATTGACTTAACGCACGCTGCCCACCCTAACTATCTCGAAAAATCAGAAGCAAAGCACCGCGTTTTTCTTGAAAAAGGAGTGGCTTTAAAAATGCATGCTTCTCAAGCGTATGCCACAAATGCCTTGACGGCAGCTAAAGTCTTAAAAGTGGCTGACGAACATAAAGTGCCAATTCAACACTTTATTTCTCGGAGCGACATGCCATCAGGGAGCACGATAGGACCGATTCATGCAGCGCTAACTGGCATGCCGACAGTGGATCTTGGCATTGGTCAACTCTCCATGCATTCTGCTCGGGAGTTAATTGCTTCAACAGATTATCTTTTGCTGGTCAAGCTTATTGAAGCCTTGCTAGCCTAG
- a CDS encoding Uncharacterized protein (Product derived from UniProtKB/Trembl:F8KX85): MSKSLYLLPSLAAHKDFLKNMNQSPSSNETKHPHFKGKDAVTHVAQSQAQGMITAAEVHGTEIPGPVSAGADAARDTAFLLLVLSLILGQLMPQHNLVNILIIFSAGFLFFRLGRSAWLGWFRLERLHRVLEQEKWEIEHNRDQEREELQELYRAKGFEGQLLEDVTDVLMADGDRLLKVMIEEELGLSLQNVEHPLKQGIGAAVGVLLAYTSCLLGFFLLGTQGLFLANILTIGVAAMIIALYAKNKWVAAAVWNVAFSLLAYFLIFFLFQIIS, encoded by the coding sequence ATGTCAAAATCACTCTATTTACTCCCTTCATTGGCCGCTCACAAGGATTTTTTGAAAAATATGAATCAAAGTCCCTCTTCAAATGAAACCAAACACCCTCATTTTAAAGGTAAGGATGCTGTCACCCATGTAGCTCAATCTCAGGCTCAAGGAATGATTACTGCGGCTGAAGTTCATGGGACAGAAATTCCTGGCCCTGTCTCTGCCGGCGCCGATGCTGCTAGAGACACTGCCTTTTTGTTGCTTGTGCTCTCCTTAATTCTAGGACAGCTAATGCCGCAACATAATTTGGTTAACATTCTAATAATTTTCTCAGCCGGTTTTCTTTTCTTTCGGTTGGGTCGAAGCGCCTGGTTAGGGTGGTTTCGCCTAGAGCGCTTACATCGCGTGCTTGAGCAGGAGAAATGGGAGATTGAACACAATAGAGATCAGGAAAGAGAAGAATTGCAGGAACTCTATCGAGCCAAAGGCTTTGAAGGTCAACTGCTTGAGGATGTCACTGATGTCCTGATGGCAGATGGGGATCGCCTACTAAAAGTCATGATCGAAGAAGAGCTTGGCCTCTCTTTGCAAAATGTTGAGCATCCCTTAAAGCAAGGTATTGGCGCTGCAGTTGGCGTGTTGTTAGCCTACACCTCTTGTCTTCTAGGATTTTTTCTATTGGGTACTCAGGGGTTATTTTTAGCAAATATCCTGACAATTGGCGTTGCTGCCATGATTATTGCTTTATATGCAAAGAATAAATGGGTTGCAGCAGCTGTATGGAATGTCGCCTTCAGCCTGCTGGCTTACTTCTTAATTTTTTTCTTATTTCAAATTATTAGCTAA
- a CDS encoding putative cadmium/zinc-transporting ATPase HMA1, chloroplastic (Product derived from UniProtKB/Swiss-Prot:Q9M3H5;Gene name derived from UniProtKB/Swiss-Prot:Q9M3H5;EC number derived from UniProtKB/Swiss-Prot:Q9M3H5) produces MSEATPTPISANLKQEPLIFEEFFESGLEETSSPFLTPSSRKWSINLHLKASLVAAFLLFLSFALSWFSSLVPFSNALLLFVYFLAGIPSLIESLEDLLDLQVNIDVLMTLAAFGSVIIGSPMEGALLLVLFSLSAAMEEAVTAKAKNTISALHKLSPTKACVMNAKGFAIDKSIKEVTVGTHILIKAGELVPLDGVVVKGVSSVNLVHLTGENTPLTKKVGDEVAAGAQNLDGVLVLEVTHTSSDSTLTRIIKLVTQAQHAKPKLQRWFDNLSRTYALAIISASALFAIGLTVMGLPFLGLNGALYRALAFLIAASPCALIIAIPIAYLSAISSCASQGVLLKGGITLDALASCHTIAFDKTGTLTTGELKCIGFESLSNISEERQKQFLSIALAMEQNALHPIAKAIVAYATQLELSPYPIEQFSVVPGYGLQAKAILDGKNVAAYLSNMDFIKNKIEKSSLLQLNQKIEHFHASGELVAILLVDKELLIFRFQDTLRPNVKTTINALKDQGYRLLMLSGDHELSAKKIAQETGISDYYAQLKPEDKLRFISEISKKENLVMVGDGINDAPALARATVGISMGKMGSAAAMDASDVVLLHDNVEKLDWLMHKANATQRIVKQNLAFASLAIIVASLPALLGIVPLWLAVLMHEGGTVLVGLNGLRLSKR; encoded by the coding sequence ATGTCGGAAGCTACACCTACACCTATAAGTGCAAATCTAAAACAAGAGCCCTTAATCTTTGAAGAATTCTTCGAATCTGGTTTGGAGGAAACAAGCAGCCCTTTCCTTACCCCAAGCTCTAGAAAATGGTCAATTAATCTCCATCTAAAAGCCTCCCTAGTTGCAGCTTTTCTCTTATTCCTTTCCTTTGCCCTTTCTTGGTTTTCCTCTCTTGTCCCCTTTTCTAACGCTTTGCTGCTTTTCGTCTACTTTCTTGCAGGGATCCCCTCGCTTATCGAATCTCTCGAAGACTTACTCGATCTACAAGTGAATATCGACGTTCTCATGACACTCGCTGCGTTTGGGTCAGTTATTATCGGAAGTCCAATGGAAGGAGCCTTACTGCTTGTGCTTTTCTCGCTATCAGCTGCCATGGAAGAAGCTGTAACAGCAAAAGCGAAAAATACGATTAGTGCGCTACATAAGTTGTCCCCTACTAAAGCTTGCGTGATGAACGCAAAGGGCTTCGCCATTGATAAATCCATTAAAGAAGTCACCGTCGGCACGCATATTTTGATTAAAGCAGGAGAGCTTGTCCCTCTTGATGGCGTCGTTGTGAAAGGTGTTTCCTCAGTCAACCTGGTCCATTTAACAGGGGAAAATACCCCGCTCACCAAGAAAGTTGGAGATGAGGTGGCTGCTGGGGCACAAAATTTAGACGGGGTCCTTGTCCTAGAAGTCACACACACAAGTAGTGATTCCACTTTAACAAGAATCATCAAACTTGTCACTCAAGCACAGCATGCTAAACCCAAACTTCAGCGTTGGTTTGATAATTTAAGCCGAACATATGCTTTAGCAATTATTAGTGCATCCGCTCTTTTTGCCATCGGGTTAACTGTAATGGGGCTGCCATTCTTGGGATTGAATGGCGCACTTTACAGGGCACTTGCCTTTCTTATTGCAGCATCACCCTGTGCTCTCATTATTGCGATTCCTATTGCCTATCTAAGTGCAATCAGTTCCTGCGCCTCTCAAGGAGTTTTATTAAAAGGAGGAATTACTTTAGATGCTCTAGCCAGCTGTCACACTATCGCTTTTGATAAAACAGGAACCTTAACAACCGGAGAACTAAAGTGTATTGGGTTCGAATCGCTTTCTAACATTAGTGAAGAAAGGCAAAAGCAATTTCTCTCCATTGCTTTAGCCATGGAGCAAAATGCCTTACACCCCATCGCAAAAGCCATTGTTGCCTATGCAACCCAGTTAGAATTGTCACCTTATCCCATCGAACAATTTTCTGTGGTTCCCGGCTATGGATTACAAGCGAAGGCTATACTGGATGGTAAAAACGTTGCCGCTTATCTTAGTAATATGGATTTTATCAAAAACAAAATAGAGAAAAGTTCTTTATTGCAGCTCAATCAAAAAATCGAACATTTTCACGCCTCAGGAGAACTTGTTGCAATTCTATTGGTAGATAAGGAACTTCTTATTTTTCGCTTCCAAGACACCTTAAGGCCCAATGTTAAAACGACTATAAATGCACTCAAAGATCAAGGATATCGGCTTCTCATGCTTTCTGGCGATCATGAGTTGAGTGCCAAAAAAATTGCCCAAGAAACCGGAATTAGCGACTATTATGCGCAATTAAAGCCTGAAGATAAATTGCGATTTATCAGTGAAATTTCAAAAAAAGAGAATTTAGTTATGGTCGGCGATGGTATTAATGATGCTCCAGCTCTCGCTCGAGCAACTGTTGGTATCTCGATGGGCAAAATGGGTAGCGCAGCAGCCATGGATGCTTCTGATGTTGTTCTTCTCCATGATAATGTCGAAAAACTGGATTGGCTGATGCATAAGGCAAATGCCACTCAGAGAATTGTTAAACAAAACTTAGCCTTTGCTTCCCTTGCAATCATTGTAGCAAGCCTCCCCGCTTTGCTGGGGATTGTCCCTCTATGGCTTGCCGTTCTTATGCATGAAGGTGGAACAGTTTTAGTTGGTTTAAATGGTTTGCGCTTAAGCAAACGATGA